DNA sequence from the Triticum urartu cultivar G1812 unplaced genomic scaffold, Tu2.1 TuUngrouped_contig_5570, whole genome shotgun sequence genome:
ATTCGCCCTCCACAGGTGGGCGCCGTTTTGAAGAGGCCCCCTCTCGTCTTTGTCCACAAGTGAACCACTAGTCAAACTCAGATCCCGTTTTCTTTCCTATATGGAAAAAAGGAAAATGGTTGTGTTTTTCATTTATAAGAAAGCGACATGACACGATGGAATCTCATTCGCGAAATGTATATACATGGTCAAATTTGCATCCACTGCACCACACACTTGATTCGCGTTGAAATTGGTGCGAAGACATCACCGTCGATCTCACTCTTGCCCCGTCCTTCCATCAACATAACAAGATTGGTCGAAAGAGAACTACAACATCCAGTGCCTGTAGTCATCTCTAGATGGTCCATGGATTTGACTGTACTGCCATGAATGATTAAGAATAGAACATAAGCTTCCCCAATAGAGAAAAACATTTACCAAGATCATAAGTTTATAATCCATTTGTAAGAGCGGAAAAGCTTTATTATTAGCCCCGCCGACCGATCAAGGCGGACATGCATGTACGAGTGTTTGGTAAATTTGTTTTTTTTCCTAGGGCGCTAACAATTATCGTCTGGCCAAAGATCGAAGAGCACCTAGACAGAGGATTACATCGATCAAATACCTCTCGGCATGGAGAAGCTTGTTTAGAGTCAAGGAAAACAgctaaggcctcctttggtttggaggaatttcAGAGGATAGGATTCGTATAGGATTTTTTTTCCTTTAAAGCCCTTTGATTCATAGAAATGGATTgctattcctacataggattggttcctatccttcATATTTCATAGGAAACTAAAATGAGCttagactcaatgaaaaaattTCTTTGGTGTCAATCAAATGGCATCtcgtttcctattcctactcataggatttgagatacatgtcatcttatttcctataaaattcctattcctacgataatcctatcctatgaaccacaTGTGTCGCATCATTCATTCATTTGAATATATATCCTGTCTAAGATTCGCAATTGACAGGTCCCCAACCAAGTAAGATTCCCGTCTCCATGCATGTACCAACTGTGCCATGATGCGACTACTTAACATTGACCCTTCTGCAGCAATTTTTCTCATAACCAGAGGGTGTCCGCGCAAAAACACCGGTCCTTGCTGTCATCTGGTCCCACTTGGTGGTGCCTACAGGCTGACAGCCTGCCGAGCACATGGTGCCACAAGGTACTGCCACCTAGGCAGGGACCCCATGTGGGCTCTGGTGAGATCATCGACGAACCTGAGGCCCGTTTTGGCCCAGGAGATAACTAGGAGTACTCTGTGTAGGTAGACCTATtttttgtctcaaaaaaaaaacgTAGGTAGACCCGTTCCTGCCTCCGGGCTCGCGTTTCATCAGGAAGGATATAGAAAAGCAAGAACTGTATTTTTTTTAGATGAAAGCAAGAACTGTTTCTACTTTAGAATAAACCACAAGCTAACTATTCCCTGAGCCAACTTGTACAACAGAGAAAGGGAACTGAAACTGGGGCAAAGAGCGCACGCAATTAAAACAGGAACTGAGATCAACAAAAGAACAGGAACTGAGATTTAaaaaaaaaacaggaactgaGATCAACAGATAAAAATATAACGCATTTCGCTCCATCAGTAACTCAAGGAACAGGCAGAGACATCACGCATTCTGCTCCTTCCGTATGCCTGTCATCCCGAAACACATGTTTCTTTCGCAGTTCATCATACATCCGGAAAAGATCGAATCTGCAAATGCAGGATAGTTTAAACTGACAAACTGCTCATTTCGCATACCGCTCAGGCTGACTATTAGCCAGTAAACAGGTTGTAGGTAGCTGTCAAACAGAAACCTGGAAAGCCATGCCGCTGTAGAATATCAGCGGTCAGCATGGCAATTGACGTGCTGAGAATTCAGAATTTCACACCTGTCGCCCTGTGAGACTGTCCTCTGAAACTAGACTCTGTCTTCAATCACCCACCAGCTTTGCCTTACAGACTCTTGTAGCACGAACAAAAAATCCACTCTTGCAATCCGGTGCTCCCCACCGTGTCATGTAGTAACAGCTTCTGCCAGCAGCTTGATGTACCAGTTCTCACTGCCCTGCCTCGCCTACATGAGGATGAACACAGCTACCGAAAGGACCAAGGACGCGGCCAAAACTCTCAGTGGCACCACCCTTTCCGAAGCGCTCAGAATCTGCACCGGGAACACGCATCCTCCCTGAGACGCATTCGTCGTCACGATCTTCGCGAGGCCTCCGAAAGAGCACGCCCTGACGTCCTGATCCATGGTCTGGAAATACATGTTGAACGCGTACGATATGTTGCCGTCATGGCTGAGGCCGTTGCACGAGCACCCGTACCCCAGCGCCGTGCAGTCTGCGTTCGAGCACGCGTAGTTCACGGAGGCTGGCAGCTCTCTGTACCTATCCTTCAAGTCCTTGTCGAACACGCACCACTGCGATGGCAGGTACTGCACCCCTTGGACCCCGAGCAGGTACCTGTCCTGGCCATTCCCACTGAGGTCCATGGGGAACTTTGGCTTCCCGTCGTAGGTGAAGAGTCCCCAGTGGCGCTCGAAGCGCCCGGGCAGCACGCTCTTCTGGTTCTCGTCAATCAGCGCGAACAGGTAGGCGTCCATGTGACCAGGCCTCAGAGGTGTCCCGACATTTTTGGCCATCTTCTTCAGAAAACCATCGTAGAACTTCTGTGCATACTTGACGTTGGCGCGCTTGTCGCCGTCTGTTGGCCAGCCGATCTCGCCGACTATGATCTTCATGTCGGGCACGCCGGCCTTCCTTAGCGACCAAACAAGGGTGTCGAAGTTGGCGTCGAACACGTTGGTGTATACCAGCCCTTTGTCAAAGACTGGCTTGCTACCACCATCAAAGAAGGAGAAGTTCAGAGGGAAGTTTGCATTCTGATAGAGGCTCAGATACGGGTAGATGTTGACAACAAAAGGGGCATCGTTCCTATGGAGGAAATTGACAACGGAAACCATGAGGGTGTTGATATCCTTGCGGAAACTCCCAGCAGATGGCACTGGTGTTTTCTCTGGCGAGTTGTAGACGTCAGCGTTCAAGGGAACAACAGCCTTGACCATTACGCCAGCCTCATCTAGAGCTCTTTGCATGTTCTTGAGCGCAGGAAAGGTAATGTTGATGAAGCTGCCATTGTAGCTCCTCAGAAATGGTTCATTGCCAACAGCCACATACCTGAACAAAACCAATGGATGTAACCAGAGTATCACACAAGAACTAAGATGAAAAGTTGCAAATAAATAGGTGGAATTAATAAAAACATGCACAACATGTCCATCGAACTCAAATAAATGTTTCAGACATACACTGTTAAGTCATGAGTCATTGAGGAACTGAATACGAAAGTGACTATTCACGAGTCACGGCGCATCTGGCCTAGTGCAAAAGATACAAAGATTTGTCTAGTTTTTTTTTTCTTAAGCATCATCTTAGAGGAAAATACATAAGGCTGCAGTAGAAATGTAGTAAGACACTACTAGTAGCACACATGAGAACATTGTGACAGTGGCACTTGCAGAGCTCACTAGCTTAACATGACGGCTGCAGCTACACCAAAAGCACTATATGCTTCTCACTACAAAACTAACTGAGCTATAATCTAAACTTCTGAAGTCCCTGAATTCTAGAAATGGTCCAGCAGTACCAAATTATGGTGCAACCTAGCTAATCCCTAGCTGTTACTCCATGCCATCACCAATAAAATACATGCAAGCTATCATAGTAAAATTTCTCATGCGTATGTAGGATGTAATAAACAGTAAAAATCACGTAATACTCCATTCTGACTATCGCTGGTAATCTACAATTACAAACATTCGAATGATATGGCACTTGATCAGCCCAGTCCCGTGTTTACTCATTCCACGTTTTGAATAAGCTTTCACAACAATCGATCTAGTAGTGTAAATATACATTGAATATAAATACACTGAAGCACATAAACAGCATAAGCACAGGAAGCACTAGATACACCACTGATTCAAGCACATACGAGTATACTTGATCCTGCATGTCGAACCATATATGCACTATCTTACATGACAAATCAGCATAGAGAGCATTGCACGATcaaaacaaataaataaaaacaTGGTAGCAAAACATATAGTGAGAATTGTCATCTACCAGTCCTATGTGACTGAACCAACATGCACAGCTTTTTTGCGCCATCATCAAATAATTAACACCCTCTGTGACGGTGAACTAGCATAGGCATAAGCTGCACTGCAACTTGTTCATGCCGCCTCTCTGAACTATAAAACTCTGCACTAGTAGTTGGCATGGTGTCAGACTTTGTACATGAGTACATGACCCGTATGAGGAGTAGTTATCACGAACATGCAGAGCATTGCATGATCAAAACAAATAATAAAACACGGTAGAAAAACATAGAGATAGAATTGCCATCCACCAGTCCCATGTCACTGAACCAAATGCACAGCATTTTTGCCATCATCAACGGATTAACACCCTCTGTGACTGTGAACTACCATAACGCATAAGCTGCGCTAAAACTTCCTCATGCTGCCTGTCTGAACTATCAAGTACTGCACTGGTACTC
Encoded proteins:
- the LOC125529390 gene encoding glucan endo-1,3-beta-glucosidase 8-like codes for the protein MVAASGVDRVRLFDADPWTVSALAGSGIQAMLAVPNDHLASLARDPRRARDWVRDNVTRNLDAGVDVRYVAVGNEPFLRSYNGSFINITFPALKNMQRALDEAGVMVKAVVPLNADVYNSPEKTPVPSAGSFRKDINTLMVSVVNFLHRNDAPFVVNIYPYLSLYQNANFPLNFSFFDGGSKPVFDKGLVYTNVFDANFDTLVWSLRKAGVPDMKIIVGEIGWPTDGDKRANVKYAQKFYDGFLKKMAKNVGTPLRPGHMDAYLFALIDENQKSVLPGRFERHWGLFTYDGKPKFPMDLSGNGQDRYLLGVQGVQYLPSQWCVFDKDLKDRYRELPASVNYACSNADCTALGYGCSCNGLSHDGNISYAFNMYFQTMDQDVRACSFGGLAKIVTTNASQGGCVFPVQILSASERVVPLRVLAASLVLSVAVFILM